One stretch of Amycolatopsis sp. NBC_00345 DNA includes these proteins:
- a CDS encoding ubiquitin-like protein Pup gives MAQEKVEKHGGGDSDEEFEAAGAAGQERREKLGEDVDTILDEIDDVLEENAEDFVRAYVQKGGE, from the coding sequence ATGGCGCAGGAGAAGGTCGAGAAGCACGGCGGCGGCGACTCCGACGAGGAGTTCGAGGCGGCCGGAGCGGCGGGCCAGGAACGGCGCGAGAAGCTCGGCGAGGACGTCGACACCATCCTCGACGAGATCGATGACGTGCTTGAGGAGAACGCCGAGGACTTCGTGCGCGCCTACGTGCAGAAGGGCGGCGAGTAG
- a CDS encoding aldo/keto reductase — protein sequence MERIAVGLAALGRPAYINLGRDLPASRDVAAMRAATHAVLDDAYRAGVRWVDVARSYGLSEEFLAGWLDERGHTDVTVSSKWGYRYVGEWRLDAEVHEVKEHTAARFHEQWARTRALLGDRVNLYQVHSLTVDSPLFSDEPLIDALAGLSASGVEVGFSTSGPAQADAVRRAFGLEVAGRPVFTAVQSTWNVLETSAGAALEEARAAGKRVLVKETLANGRLAVEAPPVVARIAAAHGVGPDAVAVAAVLAQEWVSAAVIGPSSPAQLAANLAAAEVSLGADDLAGLAAVAEEPEAYWRHRSRLGWD from the coding sequence ATGGAGCGCATCGCGGTGGGTCTCGCCGCATTGGGCCGGCCCGCGTACATCAACCTGGGCCGGGACCTGCCGGCGTCGCGGGATGTCGCGGCGATGCGGGCCGCCACCCACGCCGTGCTGGACGACGCGTACCGCGCGGGCGTCCGGTGGGTCGACGTCGCGCGCTCGTACGGGCTGTCGGAGGAGTTCCTGGCCGGCTGGCTCGACGAACGCGGCCACACGGACGTGACGGTGTCGAGCAAGTGGGGCTATCGCTACGTCGGCGAGTGGCGGCTGGACGCCGAGGTCCACGAGGTCAAGGAGCACACGGCGGCGCGGTTCCACGAGCAGTGGGCGCGGACGCGGGCGCTGCTGGGCGACCGGGTGAATCTCTACCAGGTGCATTCGCTCACTGTGGACAGTCCACTGTTCTCGGACGAGCCGCTGATCGACGCGCTGGCGGGGCTTTCCGCGTCCGGGGTCGAGGTGGGGTTCTCGACGTCCGGGCCGGCGCAGGCGGACGCGGTGCGGCGCGCGTTCGGGCTGGAAGTGGCGGGGCGGCCGGTGTTCACGGCGGTGCAGTCCACTTGGAACGTGCTGGAGACCTCGGCCGGCGCCGCGCTCGAGGAGGCGCGGGCGGCGGGGAAACGCGTGCTGGTCAAGGAGACGCTGGCGAACGGGCGGCTGGCGGTCGAGGCCCCGCCGGTGGTGGCGCGGATCGCCGCGGCGCACGGAGTGGGGCCGGACGCGGTGGCGGTCGCGGCGGTGCTGGCGCAGGAGTGGGTGTCGGCGGCGGTGATCGGGCCGTCGAGCCCGGCTCAGCTGGCGGCGAACCTGGCCGCCGCGGAGGTCTCGCTGGGCGCGGACGATCTGGCCGGGCTGGCCGCGGTCGCGGAGGAGCCGGAGGCGTATTGGCGGCACCGGTCCCGGCTCGGGTGGGACTGA
- a CDS encoding NUDIX hydrolase, protein MPGSDELVALYDRTGRVTGEGLRSRVRAEGLWHAAGVVLVRSGDGSMVYVHLRTPGKDIFPSTWDCWAGGVVAAGETPAECARRELAEELGVHGVEPEPLFTIVYDQGTLHCHNFAFEVRWDGPIRHQPEEIAEGRWLPIEQLRAWVEDPARPFIPDGRAGVLEWFRRYG, encoded by the coding sequence ATGCCAGGCAGTGACGAACTCGTTGCGCTCTATGACCGGACCGGCCGGGTCACCGGGGAAGGACTCCGCTCCCGCGTCCGCGCGGAAGGGCTCTGGCACGCGGCGGGCGTCGTACTGGTCCGTTCGGGCGACGGAAGCATGGTCTACGTCCACCTCCGCACCCCCGGCAAGGACATCTTCCCGTCCACCTGGGACTGCTGGGCCGGCGGCGTCGTCGCCGCGGGCGAGACCCCCGCCGAATGCGCCCGCCGTGAACTCGCCGAAGAACTCGGCGTCCACGGAGTGGAACCGGAACCGCTGTTCACCATCGTCTACGACCAGGGCACCCTCCACTGCCACAACTTCGCCTTCGAAGTCCGCTGGGACGGCCCCATCCGCCACCAGCCCGAGGAGATCGCCGAAGGCCGCTGGCTACCGATCGAGCAACTGCGCGCCTGGGTCGAAGACCCCGCCCGGCCGTTCATCCCCGACGGCCGCGCCGGCGTCCTCGAATGGTTCCGCCGCTACGGCTGA
- the dop gene encoding depupylase/deamidase Dop, which produces MRRIMGTEVEYGIAVPGDATANPVLTSTQVVLAYAAAADIPRARRARWDYEVESPLRDARGFDLTGPGGPGHDPDVEDLGAANVILTNGARLYVDHAHPEYSAPEVTNARDAVIWDKAGERVMEEAALKAASVPGQPPLQLYKNNVDGKGASYGTHENYLMARSTPFTAVIAGLTPFFASRQVITGSGRVGIGQQSEEAGFQLSQRADYIEVEVGLETTLKRGIINTRDEPHADADKYRRLHVIVGDANLAEYSTYLKVGTTALVLDLIESGIRFDELKLDEPVRAVHQISHDPTLKVQVELANGKKFTGLDLQFAYHEIAAANLERTSADEASKEVLRVWGETLDALARDPQECADRLDWPAKLRLLEGYRERDQLAWGAPRLRLVDLQYSDVRLGKGLYNRLVTRGSMKRLVTEEEVQAAITTPPSDTRAYFRGRALEKYASSIAAASWDSVIFDVGRESLVRIPTLEPLRGTKAHVGKLLDASATAEELVEAITGSD; this is translated from the coding sequence ATGCGTCGGATCATGGGAACCGAAGTCGAGTACGGCATCGCCGTGCCCGGGGACGCCACGGCGAACCCGGTGCTCACCTCGACTCAGGTCGTGCTCGCTTACGCGGCGGCGGCGGACATTCCGCGGGCCCGGCGGGCTCGCTGGGACTACGAGGTGGAGTCCCCGCTGCGGGACGCGCGCGGGTTCGACCTGACAGGTCCGGGGGGTCCGGGGCACGATCCGGACGTGGAGGACCTGGGGGCGGCGAACGTCATCCTGACCAACGGGGCGCGGTTGTACGTGGACCACGCGCACCCGGAGTACTCGGCGCCCGAGGTCACGAACGCGCGGGACGCGGTGATCTGGGACAAGGCGGGCGAACGGGTGATGGAGGAGGCCGCGCTGAAGGCGGCGTCCGTGCCCGGGCAGCCGCCGTTGCAGCTGTACAAGAACAACGTGGACGGCAAGGGCGCGAGCTACGGCACGCACGAGAACTACCTGATGGCGCGGTCGACGCCGTTCACCGCGGTGATCGCGGGGCTGACGCCGTTCTTCGCGTCGCGGCAGGTGATCACGGGCTCGGGCCGGGTGGGGATCGGGCAGCAGAGCGAGGAGGCCGGGTTCCAGCTCTCGCAGCGCGCGGACTACATCGAGGTCGAGGTCGGCCTGGAGACGACGCTGAAGCGCGGGATCATCAACACCCGGGACGAGCCGCACGCGGACGCGGACAAGTACCGGCGGCTGCACGTGATCGTGGGTGACGCGAACCTGGCGGAGTACTCGACGTATCTGAAGGTCGGGACGACGGCGCTGGTGCTGGACCTGATCGAGTCGGGGATCCGGTTCGACGAGCTGAAGCTGGACGAGCCGGTGCGCGCGGTGCACCAGATCAGCCACGACCCGACGTTGAAGGTTCAGGTCGAGCTGGCGAACGGGAAGAAGTTCACCGGATTGGACCTGCAGTTCGCGTATCACGAGATCGCGGCGGCGAATCTGGAGCGGACGAGCGCGGACGAGGCCTCGAAGGAGGTGCTGCGGGTCTGGGGCGAGACGCTGGACGCGCTGGCGCGGGATCCGCAGGAGTGCGCGGACCGGCTGGACTGGCCGGCGAAGCTGCGGCTGCTGGAGGGGTACCGGGAGCGGGACCAGCTGGCGTGGGGCGCGCCGCGGCTGCGGCTGGTGGACCTGCAGTACTCGGACGTGCGGCTGGGCAAGGGCCTGTACAACCGGCTGGTCACGCGGGGTTCCATGAAGCGGCTGGTGACGGAGGAGGAGGTCCAGGCGGCGATCACGACGCCGCCTTCGGACACCCGGGCGTACTTCCGGGGCCGGGCGCTGGAGAAGTACGCGTCGTCGATCGCGGCGGCGTCGTGGGATTCGGTGATCTTCGACGTAGGCCGGGAATCGCTGGTGCGGATCCCGACGCTGGAGCCGTTGCGGGGGACGAAGGCGCACGTCGGGAAGCTGCTGGACGCTTCGGCGACGGCGGAGGAGCTGGTCGAGGCCATCACCGGTTCGGACTAG